The nucleotide window ATACGCCAACCCGGGTGAAATTGGACAGGGAAGTAGGTAGTCGTTCCGAACTGCAAGCGTTGTCCGCTAAGCTTGAGCAGTCTGGCGGAGCATTGTTCCCGGACGTGGCTTTCCAGCATATGTATCACGATGATATGCGTTTTGCTCCCTCTTCGGATGCGGCGCGGTTTGTAACGAAGGAGACAGCAGAACTGTATCCATACAATCCTGCGCTTAATCGCATGGATCAGAGTAAGGACAGCTATTATTTGCTTTCAGCGGCGAAGCTTCCTTATGTGGTGAGTGAGTTTGCTGACAAATTCAATAAACTGGACCTCGGTGGATTATCCCTTCGTGATCTCGGGCAGGTCTTGACTTCAGATTATCGGGATAGTCGGGTGATTCATCGAGAGACGGCGAAGAACATTGTGAAGGAGCAGTTGGGCAAGCTGGAACAGTCCTATCCGAACCTGATGGTATCCGCAGCAAATAGCTACGCTTGGGGAAGTGCACAACATGTTGTGAATGTACCCGCAGGGTCGAGTCGGTTCAATATTACCGATGAAGAAGTTCCCTTTTATGCGATGGTCATTCATGGATACATGAACTATGCGGCATCTCCGATGAACACGTCGGGTGATCAGGATCTCCGCAAACAGTTGCTGCGCAGCCTGGAGCTTGGGGCAGCTCCGTATTTTCAATGGACCTATGAACCATCATCCAGGCTGAAGCTGACGGATTATGATTCGGCCTATGCGACCGAGTATGGCTATTGGGTGGATGACGCTGTTGCCTTGTATAAGCAGGCCAATGAAGTGCTGGGAGAGCTGGAGAATGAGCAGATTCTCAAGCATGAACGTATTCAAGATGGCGTGGTCCAGATCACCTATACTGGCGGTACATCCATCCTTGTGAATTACAATGCGGATGCAGTAACCGTGGATGGAACAACGGTTGGCGGGACGGACTATGTGGTGGGAGGAGTGAACCGATGAGAACCATTCGATTATCGCTGAGGTCACGGAGAGCACTGCTTGGACTTGCATTTATTTCCCCGTGGCTGCTCGGTTTCATCTTCCTCTTTGCTACGCCGCTCCTGCAATCGATTCGGTTCAGTCTGAGTAATCTGTCCGTTGCTCCGGGCGGATATGTTCTGGAATACGTTGGATTTAAAAACTTCAAGGATGCGCTTCTGGTTGACGCTACATTTAACCGGATTCTGGTGGATTCAGTTGGAGCAATGGTATTGAATGTGCCGATGATACTATTTTTCAGTCTGTTTACGGCGACACTGCTTAACCAGAAGTTCAGAGGCAGAACGCTGGCGCGTGCGATCTTTTTTCTACCGGTTATTCTGGCTTCCAGTGCAGTCGCAGCAGCCGAATCTGCGGGATTAATCAATCTGATGGGGGATGCGAGTGCGGTGGATGCATCAGCCGATGGCGGTGCTTCGTTCAACGTGGTATCCATTGTGCGGATGCTGGCGGATGTGGGATTACCGATGGCCTATGTGGATTACATCGTAGAAGCCATCATGCGGATCTATGAGATTATTAGCAGCTCAGGCGTTCAGATTCTGATCTTCCTCGCCGCGCTGCAATCAGTACCAGGATCGATGTATGAGGTTGCGAAGATCGAAGGGGCGACAGCCTATGAATCATTCTGGAAAATTACATTTCCCATGGTCAGTCCGTTGATTCTGACGAATGTCATCTATACGATCATTGATTCATTTGCCGGGAGTCCAGTCACACAGGCCATCTACCAAACCGCATTCAAAACCCAGAACTTTGGCTTAAGCTCGGCGATGTCTTGGCTGTATACACTGGTGATTGGCCTTGTACTGATCGTAGTGGGCTGGGTCTTGTCAAGGCGGGTTCACTACAACTGACGGTTAATATTAAGGGAGGCTTCAGATTATGGCTGCATCAGGGACAGATCGCATGGTGGTAGTTCCGAAGCAGAATTATCACATGCATCGGGTGCGAAACAAGACATCGGACCTTCTCTATTCCATATTCAGATATGCACTGGTCATCGGCATTTCATTTATTATTTTGTATCCATTATTTCTAAAAGTGTCAGTCGCGTTCAAGGATAAGCAGGATATCTACAATCCGACGATTTATATGATTCCCCAGCATTTTACGCTGGATAATATTCGGCTTGCGGCGCAAGTGATGGATTACCTACCTTTGCTGGCGAACACGTTATTGTTCGTTACCATCACAACGCTTCTGACAGCCATGTCCTGTGCGCTTGCAGGATACGGCTTCGCCCGGTTTTCTTTTCCGGGCAGCAATGTGCTCTTTGTACTGGTCATTCTTACGATTCTGGTGCCTACAAGCACGCTTATGGTGCCGATGTATCTGCATTTCCGCAGCTTCGACTTTCTGGGCATCATCCAGTTGTTCACTGGAACGAATGGCATCAATCTGCTGAATACGTATTGGCCTTCCATGATTACGGCTGCTACAGCGGGAGGACTGAAGGCGGGGTTGTTCATCTATATTTTCCGTCAGTTCTTCAAGGGCATGCCAAAGGAGATCGAGGAGGCCGCACTGATTGACGGCGCTGGTGGATTCAAAACGTTTGCCCGAATCATGTTGCCCAATGCGATCTCGCCACTGATTACGGTCATTTTGTTCTCCTTTGTATGGCAGTATAACGATACATTCTATTCGGCATTATTCATGAGTGAAAGTCCACTGATCTCGCTGAAGGTGGCTTCCTTACCTGCTCAGGCGAACCAGTTGATTCCGCAACTGATGGGATTTGGTTCGAACTCGGGCATTAAGGCCGATCCGAACTATGTGGCCATGATTGTGGATACAGGCATTTTGCTGGCGATTGCACCGCTGATTATTTTGTATCTGTTTGTACAGCGCTATTTCGTGGAGAGTATTGAACGTTCTGGTGTCGTGGGTTAACATGGTAAACCCAATTGGAGGTGTTAGCGATGATGATGCGTACGATCAACAGTGCTCCGGTGAATGAAGCAACGACATCTGAAGCGAGAGAACTAATGGCGTTTCTGGTCGAGCGTTATGGGAAAGAGATGTTGTCAGGTCAGCAGGACTACAGCAATCTGAACTGGATTAATGAAAATACAGGCCAGAAGCCAGCTGTGATTGGCTTTGATCTCATGGAATATTCGCCATCGAGAACTGAACGTGGGGCGGTCTCCCAGGAGATTCGGGATGCCATTGCATGGCACCGACAAGGTGGCATTGTGACGCTGTGCTGGCACTGGAATGCACCAACGGATCTAATCGATGAACCGGGCAAAGAGTGGTGGCGGGGGTTCTATACGAACGCAACCACCTATGATCTGGCATCGGCGCTGGCAAATCCTGAGTCCGAAGAGTACAGACTTTTGATCCGGGATATCGATGAAATTGCTACACATTTACAGGAGCTGAAGGATGCTGGTGTGCCTGTATTATTCCGACCACTTCATGAAGCGGAGGGTGGCTGGTTCTGGTGGGGAGCGAAAGGCCCCGAACCTGCCATACAATTATATCGGTTGTTGTATGATCGATTGGTTCACGAGCACAAGCTGCACAATCTCCTCTGGGTGTGGAACTCGGAAAAACCGGAATGGTATCCAGGGGATGATGTCGTGGATATTGTGAGTGTAGATGTATACCCGGAAGCAGGAGATCACAGCCCGCTGGCGGCACGTTACGTCAACCTGCGTGAGCTTGTGAAGGATAGCAAAATCATTGCACTGGCCGAGAACGGCTCCATTCCTGACCCCAAGCAAATGAAGGAACAGGATGTACATTGGAGTTGGTTCTGTACTTGGACAGGTGGATTCCTGAGAGATGGGACACATAATGATGTGGGGTTTTTGAAGAGAGTGTATAACAACGAAGAGGTCATTACGCTCGATCAGTTACCGAAGTGGAGTTGGTTATAAGAACTCCACTTCCAAGCTTGAATTGGAATCAATGAAGCGTTAGTATTCGCTGAAGAAATAATGCGAATACTAACGCTTTTTTTTGTTGTGGTGCGCATATGTAAGTGGAACCCCTCTTCCGAGAAACAGTGCAGTCCGGTTTGAACAAAAATCTAGTGTGACGGGTGTAACATAGCTTGGATATTGGTATGTAAAGTCACGCTGGAAGTGAATAAAATGTACGATTGATTAACCGTGCGGATCAGAATCCTCTCGCTTGTGCCATTGACTGGACCGATGCGAATGGCGGATGGTTCGCTTCCACCGTACGTATCATCCAGGGTAACCGATGTGATATGTGCGATGGGAATTTCAATTTTGGAGAACTGCCAGCGGATGACCAGTTGATCTTCTATTTTTTTCACGTTAACACCAAACATAGGATGACCTCCTGTTGTGATTCAAATTATTGAAGTAATCTCGTATTTCCAGGTTATCATAATTTGGATACAATTACCTTATTAATAATTAAGAGTGACGATTTCTATCAACTGATTTCGAAAGTCCGAATCTATCCTGTGCAAAGGAGGAGAATGTATGAACAACTGGAATGCCTATCATTATTTTGAACAAAGTCTTGGTCCTTTCAGAAATCTCTCCAGCCTGTCTGCGGATGAAGCAGAAACAGTTACCCAGAAGATCCGTCTTCAGGGACGGAACTTTGCCAGTCGGCGACCCGCAGATTACATGACAATTCGCAGAACACTTGAACAAAGGGCTTATGAGCAGTTTGTTGCCAAAGGTGGGAAGCCGGTACAATCATATCCCCATTATCTGACGCTCGGTGCATGCGAATGGCTGTTGTCCTGGTATTCAAAACCCGATCATGTAATCATTCCGTGGATTGACCTTCCAGTTGAAGTTGTGAGTTTTACCTACGGGGACTTGTTTCCAACAATGAGGTTTGACGATGCTAAACCTTATCGTAAGCAGATCTATACCAAGGATGAAATCATGGAAGTTATTCAGTTCTATGGTTGGCCTCAGGAATGGAACCGTAAAGGTGATAAGGGGCCGGAACGATATATTGAGGTACAAGTCTGGGACGAACGTATTATCCAACCGTGCACACGTGACTGAGCCCGTTATAAAGATTTTTGATTTTATTATCGATCGCAAGAAGTGATCATGCGGAGATATCAGTGTACGATATCGAGGGTGGGATATTTGAGTAAAACCTACAGGATTAACCACGTTACATACCGAATACAAATAGAGAAATTAGAAAACTTATACTCCAACACAAAGGGTGTGCCACATGACGAATCTATTCGAACGATGTTCAGGTCAAACATTATCTGCCAACCTGGGATGGCTGAACGAGCCAGCAGATTGGTCCATTGAAGACGGCAAAGTAACGATAACCGTTTCGCCGATCAGTGACTTTTTCATTGATCCGGGAGGTGACCCGGTGAAAGCCTCAGCTCCATTTTTACATACGATCATCAAGGGAGATTTCAGCATGGTCACTCAAGTACAGGTGGACATGAAAGAACAGTATGACTCGGGTTGCCTGATGGTGAGAGTGGACGATACGAATTGGGCTAAAGTTTGCTTTGAGTATTTCGAAGAACAGCCGTCCATTCTCAGTGTTGTTACTCGTGGTAACTCGGATGATTGTGTATCATCCCCTGTGGAGGTTAACAAGCCTTATTTACGTGTAGCCCGGGCAGGCAACAGCTTTGCTTTCCATTATTCTCAAGATGGAGTGAAGTGGAAGCTGGTTCGCTATTTCGGTCTCGACTGCCCGGAAGAGATCAAAGTTGGTATTGTGGCCCAATCCCCCATTGGGCAAGGGACGACGGTTACTTTTACAGACGTACAGCTTCAACATGGAGTGACCGGGAGTGTTCGCCGTGTAAAATAACAGCGATCAGAAGGTTGTTCTGTCATTTATTTCACCCGAATTAGCAATCCGAACAGGCCGAGTACAGCAAAAGCCAGAAATGCCGTTGTATTGGAAAACACTTCGATCGTATAACCTGCCATGGATGAGCCAAGGAATTGCCCAACACCCAGCGCGAGAAAGGCAAGGCTAATTCCGATGGACACATTTGGACTGAATAGTCTCGTCGCCCAAACGATAAATACACTGGTCAGGAAAATATACGTGCTGCCAAATATGATCGCAGAGATGAGACTGGCAGTCATTGATGGCAGAAGGATAACCCCGAGCGAAATAGCCAATAAAAGTATGCCTATTCGGTAGGACCACCCAATCACGAACCGTTCAATAATGCGACCGGCGCATCCACCGAGTATCCCCATAACCCCCATCACAATCCAGAACAACACGGCTTCCGAATCGGAGGCCCCTTTCTCGTCTGTTAGGAAGTTCCGGGCAAAGGTCCAGTAGATTGCAGAACTGAAACCTGTCAACAGACAAGCCATGAGCAGAGCAGAGCCTGGTCTGGTAGGTTTCATACATGTCCAGAGAGATTTGGTACAAGGCAGCGTCTTGGTTGCCGGAATAACACGTCTGTTCCACAAAAGAACCACAACACCGATTACAGCAAACAGGATGTAGGTTAGACGCCAGTAATCCGTGAACAGCCAGTAGAGTGGACCCGATATTACAATCCCGAAGCTGGTCCCTGTGTTAATCCAGCTGTTGCCTCTTGCTTGTAGCTCGGGAGCAAGCTCGGCATTAACCGTGTTACCGAGGGCTGGAGAGGCCCAGCCTGTACTCAAACCCGCTAAAAATATACTAAATGTAAGAACCCATGCATTCTGAGCTAGGGCAATGCCGGTTAATCCGAGCACTGCGCTGATCCCTGCCAATTGAATGACATAATGATGTCCCTTGCGATTAATCAACAATGGCGCAGTTAGAAGGGACAGACAGTAGGCGATATACGTTCCTGAGTTAATCGCGCCAGAGGCTGCATCATTTAATTGTAAGGCTTCCGAAATTTCCGGCATAAACAATCCATAACTGAATCGCCCGAATGCATAACATACAGCGATAAGTGCAATGCCTGGAAAGATAATTTTTTTCATTAAATCCACCGCCTTTTATATAGAACGATCATTATAATTATGATTAAATAAAAAAGTGAGTTGAACTACTAACTCACCCGGAATAGCATTACTTGAAACTGGTCTGCGTCATATGGATCAGTTCACGGCAGACGTCATTTACATTTTCTGTCTCAGCAAGTGCCGTGGAACCCTCCAGCAGCAGGGAGAATCGTAATAGATCTCGATCACTTGCAACAGGCGCCAATGTTTGGATTAAAGTTCGCATATGTCTTTTATGCGCATTCACTGTCTGCACGATGATATGGTCTGTATGACCTCCGAATTCTTCTTTGGCGCGTAAAAATAAGCAACCTCGTGATTCGTGTTCCTTCAACCAGGTTGCATGTCCTTCAGCCAGATTGAGGAACATAGGTTGTGCTTTATTGTCTGCATATTGCCTGAGCTGTTCTAAATAACGTTGTTCGCGTCGCAAGAGTACCTGGACAATGAGATCATCCTTGGACTCAAAATGATTATATAACGTCATGATGGCAATCCCGGCATCCGTGATAATCCGCTTCAAGCCGATGGAATGGAAGCCATGGAGGTAAAATAATTCTTCAGCCACGTTCAAAAGCATTTCCTTTTTGCTGCTCATGATCAGTGATACTCTCCCTTCAAAATAAGATAGAACGATCATTATAAATATAGACTATAATATATCGTTTACATTGTCAAATGTTGTGACTCCCCTTGTCTTTGGTTAGCTCAAAGCCTGGGCAGGGCGTTATATGAACAACGTCTTTGCACATTAACCGGACATATGAGAGCACAACATGACAGGTTTTGGGGTGGTTTATCCGTTATATTAGACATCAAGGAGTGATTAACACATGAACTGGATCAACTCATTACAGGTCGCTATTCAATATATGGAAGACCACTTGCTCGAAAATATGACGATGGAGCAGATTGCAGCGCAAGCTCATATCTCTCCTTTTCATTTTCAACGTACCTTTGCCTTATTAACTGATGTTACTGTAGCTGAGTACATAAGACGCAGACGATTGACATTGGCGGCACATGAGTTGCTACAGAGTGATGTTAAAATTATCGATTTGGCGTTTAAATACGGTTACGACACACCGGAATCTTTCTCCAAAGCCTTTCGTAGACAACACGGTATCGCACCCAGTGAGGCAAGCAAAAATAGTAACGCTGTCACATCGTATAATCGTCTGGTGATTCAAGTGAGTCTAAAAGGAGCAGAACCGATGAAATATAAAATCGTTGAACATCCCGAATTTACTTTAGTAGGAGTGAAGCAGGCTTTCTCATATGTAGATGGAGAACATCTGCAAGGGATCGGGAAGATGTGGCAGGAAGCTTGGACGAGTGGTACAGAGGATCGTTTGTTTGAACTGAACAATGGAGATATTCCAGGGTTGCTTGGCGTTGTTGTGGATCAGAGCGAAATCAAGGAAAAGCAACTGGAATACTGGATTGCTACGGCTTACGATGGGGAGGTGCCTGATGGATTATCAAGCTTCACCATGCCTGCTTCCAAATGGAGTGTATTTGAAGTAGAGGGCCCGATGCCGGAGAGCATGCAGCTTCTGTGGAAACAGATTATTTCGGAATGGTTTCCATCCAATCCTTATGAGCACGCGTATATGCCAGAGCTGGAAGTATACCCGGGACCAGATCAACCGCCACAAATATGGATACCGATTAAATAAATATTAACCATCTCAAACGCATACAAATGAAGCCCATAGACAGTCGGATAACCGAAGCTGTTTACGGGCTATTTGGTTGTGATTGGTCAGAAATGTGAAGTAGCGAAGAGGATGTTCAAGCGTTGTTCATTGTATTACAGATAGGTAAACATGATATATTGGAATAAGGGTTTATCGCAATGAGAGAACAATAAGGTGAACCGCAGGAGGCAGGCATGTTGCATGAGGGGAAATTCGTTCAAGCGATTATGGATCACGAGCAATTAATGCACGACCTGCGGCGAGTTCGAAGTCTGCAATTGCCTCAATGTTACATAGGTGCAGGATATGTTCGTAATTATATCTGGGATCTTCTTCATGGATATGCCCTTCGCGAGCTGCATAGCGATATTGATGTTGTCTATTATGATGCGTCAGACCTGCGTGAGGAACTAGACATAGAGTTGGAGCGTCAGCTTCGTGAGTTGACAGGTAATGCCAAGTGGTCGGTCAAAAATCAGGCGAGAATGCATCTGCGCAATCGCACAGTTCCTTATCAATCTACTGAGGATGCTCTTCGCTATTGGCCAGAAGTTGTGACTGCCATAGGAGTACAGTTGGATGAAGAGGATCAGGTGAGGATTTGCGCTCCGCATGGTCTGCATGATCTGTATCACCTCATAGTCCGCAAAAGTCCGTTCTTCACGGATGCTGACTATTATAATCAACGCGTACAGAAGAAGTGCTGGCAGGAATAATGGCCGAAACTAACGATAATAACAGCTTGAATAATAAGGGATATGCGGAATTGTGAGTACAAGAAGGAGTGTCTACGGATTTGATAAAAAAGTTCTTACAAAAAAATGGACTGATCATTGATTTTGTCCTGTTGGCATGTTTTGTGGCATTTCTGATCTTCTGGGGCCAAAGGTTTCCAGTCATGTTTTTCGGAATGATCACGGTGGCTTTTATCGTTCTAAGACGGATTGACTATCAGAAGCATGTTATTCTGAAACGGATTATCCTTACCGGATTTAGCGTGGTTGCCGTCTCTTTTGTCATTAT belongs to Paenibacillus sp. FSL H8-0079 and includes:
- a CDS encoding sugar ABC transporter permease — translated: MRTIRLSLRSRRALLGLAFISPWLLGFIFLFATPLLQSIRFSLSNLSVAPGGYVLEYVGFKNFKDALLVDATFNRILVDSVGAMVLNVPMILFFSLFTATLLNQKFRGRTLARAIFFLPVILASSAVAAAESAGLINLMGDASAVDASADGGASFNVVSIVRMLADVGLPMAYVDYIVEAIMRIYEIISSSGVQILIFLAALQSVPGSMYEVAKIEGATAYESFWKITFPMVSPLILTNVIYTIIDSFAGSPVTQAIYQTAFKTQNFGLSSAMSWLYTLVIGLVLIVVGWVLSRRVHYN
- a CDS encoding carbohydrate ABC transporter permease gives rise to the protein MAASGTDRMVVVPKQNYHMHRVRNKTSDLLYSIFRYALVIGISFIILYPLFLKVSVAFKDKQDIYNPTIYMIPQHFTLDNIRLAAQVMDYLPLLANTLLFVTITTLLTAMSCALAGYGFARFSFPGSNVLFVLVILTILVPTSTLMVPMYLHFRSFDFLGIIQLFTGTNGINLLNTYWPSMITAATAGGLKAGLFIYIFRQFFKGMPKEIEEAALIDGAGGFKTFARIMLPNAISPLITVILFSFVWQYNDTFYSALFMSESPLISLKVASLPAQANQLIPQLMGFGSNSGIKADPNYVAMIVDTGILLAIAPLIILYLFVQRYFVESIERSGVVG
- a CDS encoding glycosyl hydrolase — its product is MMMRTINSAPVNEATTSEARELMAFLVERYGKEMLSGQQDYSNLNWINENTGQKPAVIGFDLMEYSPSRTERGAVSQEIRDAIAWHRQGGIVTLCWHWNAPTDLIDEPGKEWWRGFYTNATTYDLASALANPESEEYRLLIRDIDEIATHLQELKDAGVPVLFRPLHEAEGGWFWWGAKGPEPAIQLYRLLYDRLVHEHKLHNLLWVWNSEKPEWYPGDDVVDIVSVDVYPEAGDHSPLAARYVNLRELVKDSKIIALAENGSIPDPKQMKEQDVHWSWFCTWTGGFLRDGTHNDVGFLKRVYNNEEVITLDQLPKWSWL
- a CDS encoding DUF1349 domain-containing protein, which translates into the protein MTNLFERCSGQTLSANLGWLNEPADWSIEDGKVTITVSPISDFFIDPGGDPVKASAPFLHTIIKGDFSMVTQVQVDMKEQYDSGCLMVRVDDTNWAKVCFEYFEEQPSILSVVTRGNSDDCVSSPVEVNKPYLRVARAGNSFAFHYSQDGVKWKLVRYFGLDCPEEIKVGIVAQSPIGQGTTVTFTDVQLQHGVTGSVRRVK
- a CDS encoding MFS transporter produces the protein MKKIIFPGIALIAVCYAFGRFSYGLFMPEISEALQLNDAASGAINSGTYIAYCLSLLTAPLLINRKGHHYVIQLAGISAVLGLTGIALAQNAWVLTFSIFLAGLSTGWASPALGNTVNAELAPELQARGNSWINTGTSFGIVISGPLYWLFTDYWRLTYILFAVIGVVVLLWNRRVIPATKTLPCTKSLWTCMKPTRPGSALLMACLLTGFSSAIYWTFARNFLTDEKGASDSEAVLFWIVMGVMGILGGCAGRIIERFVIGWSYRIGILLLAISLGVILLPSMTASLISAIIFGSTYIFLTSVFIVWATRLFSPNVSIGISLAFLALGVGQFLGSSMAGYTIEVFSNTTAFLAFAVLGLFGLLIRVK
- a CDS encoding TetR/AcrR family transcriptional regulator, yielding MSSKKEMLLNVAEELFYLHGFHSIGLKRIITDAGIAIMTLYNHFESKDDLIVQVLLRREQRYLEQLRQYADNKAQPMFLNLAEGHATWLKEHESRGCLFLRAKEEFGGHTDHIIVQTVNAHKRHMRTLIQTLAPVASDRDLLRFSLLLEGSTALAETENVNDVCRELIHMTQTSFK
- a CDS encoding AraC family transcriptional regulator; this translates as MNWINSLQVAIQYMEDHLLENMTMEQIAAQAHISPFHFQRTFALLTDVTVAEYIRRRRLTLAAHELLQSDVKIIDLAFKYGYDTPESFSKAFRRQHGIAPSEASKNSNAVTSYNRLVIQVSLKGAEPMKYKIVEHPEFTLVGVKQAFSYVDGEHLQGIGKMWQEAWTSGTEDRLFELNNGDIPGLLGVVVDQSEIKEKQLEYWIATAYDGEVPDGLSSFTMPASKWSVFEVEGPMPESMQLLWKQIISEWFPSNPYEHAYMPELEVYPGPDQPPQIWIPIK
- a CDS encoding nucleotidyltransferase family protein translates to MLHEGKFVQAIMDHEQLMHDLRRVRSLQLPQCYIGAGYVRNYIWDLLHGYALRELHSDIDVVYYDASDLREELDIELERQLRELTGNAKWSVKNQARMHLRNRTVPYQSTEDALRYWPEVVTAIGVQLDEEDQVRICAPHGLHDLYHLIVRKSPFFTDADYYNQRVQKKCWQE